From a region of the uncultured Desulfatiglans sp. genome:
- a CDS encoding Type I secretion outer membrane protein produces the protein MRVDRLFFLIPALMLASAMMWGSCVAWAQDRDLYTLERSIAEAVENNPDLRATMETKYQAEMAKKQAGAEFLPKASTTYGYTRLNEAPQFRSDLLPGVEINVGTLDNYQWKGTVTQPLFTGFALTSAYELAKLGVDQAELNIARAKLDLILSVKEAYFNVLIADKAVLVAEQAVQSLESNRNVADNFYKVGIIPVNDLLKAEVELANARQKLVGARNSAVLARAAFNNVLGRPVALPVQVQDILAYSPEEGDFEAYVSKALKNRPEMKLLETNILQVEQQKRIAASDYYPDVVLSYDYIKEGDSPGVSGSPYHDANSWQITAGLTWTFWEWGKTRYAVHEKESQQRELMHTRQSLEEGIGLEVKNAMLDISTAAENIPTTEKALDQAEENLRVNEERYKAEVTTITEVLDAQTLLTEARVNYYRALYNHNLAKARLQRAMGID, from the coding sequence ATGAGGGTTGATCGGTTGTTTTTTTTGATCCCGGCGCTGATGCTGGCGAGTGCAATGATGTGGGGCAGCTGCGTTGCATGGGCGCAGGACCGGGACCTGTACACCTTGGAGCGCAGCATTGCGGAGGCGGTGGAAAACAACCCCGATCTTCGGGCGACGATGGAGACAAAATATCAGGCCGAAATGGCGAAAAAACAAGCTGGTGCGGAGTTTTTGCCCAAGGCCAGCACCACCTACGGCTATACCCGCTTGAACGAGGCGCCTCAGTTTCGTTCGGATCTTCTTCCGGGAGTCGAGATCAATGTTGGGACGCTCGATAATTATCAGTGGAAAGGAACGGTGACCCAACCTCTCTTTACCGGGTTCGCATTGACGAGCGCCTATGAACTGGCCAAGTTGGGAGTCGATCAGGCCGAGTTGAACATCGCGAGGGCGAAGCTCGACCTGATTTTGAGCGTCAAGGAAGCGTATTTCAACGTGCTGATCGCCGACAAGGCGGTGCTGGTAGCCGAACAGGCGGTCCAGTCGCTCGAGTCGAACCGTAATGTCGCGGATAATTTTTACAAAGTCGGTATCATCCCGGTCAACGATTTGCTGAAGGCGGAGGTCGAACTGGCGAACGCCAGACAGAAACTCGTGGGCGCGCGGAATTCAGCCGTTCTGGCGCGGGCGGCATTCAACAATGTCTTAGGCAGGCCGGTCGCCCTCCCAGTGCAGGTCCAGGACATTTTGGCCTATTCACCGGAGGAGGGTGATTTCGAGGCCTATGTGTCCAAGGCCCTGAAGAACCGCCCGGAGATGAAGCTGCTCGAAACCAATATTCTTCAAGTCGAACAGCAAAAGCGGATCGCCGCGAGCGACTATTATCCGGATGTCGTACTGAGTTATGACTACATCAAAGAGGGCGACTCACCCGGTGTGTCCGGCAGCCCCTACCATGACGCAAACAGCTGGCAGATCACAGCGGGCCTGACCTGGACCTTCTGGGAGTGGGGTAAAACGCGCTACGCCGTCCATGAGAAGGAAAGCCAGCAGAGGGAGTTGATGCACACCAGGCAGTCACTGGAAGAAGGCATCGGTCTGGAAGTGAAAAACGCCATGCTGGATATCAGCACCGCGGCGGAGAATATTCCGACGACGGAGAAGGCTCTGGACCAGGCGGAAGAGAACCTGCGGGTTAACGAGGAGCGTTACAAGGCGGAGGTGACGACGATTACCGAGGTCCTCGATGCCCAGACCCTTTTGACGGAAGCGCGCGTCAACTACTATAGGGCCCTGTACAACCACAACCTCGCCAAGGCCCGGCTGCAGCGCGCTATGGGAA
- a CDS encoding hypothetical protein (Evidence 5 : Unknown function): MFSTASAMLRSKVYRSRSCAHATQLPHIIALASISAGIKKNNRSTLILSLQVLESAIRYPLRTPHRSAKNASRPIRPLSGSSQARSSHSTVQGQRLGAGLGT; encoded by the coding sequence TTGTTTTCCACCGCCTCCGCAATGCTGCGCTCCAAGGTGTACAGGTCCCGGTCCTGCGCCCATGCAACGCAGCTGCCCCACATCATTGCACTCGCCAGCATCAGCGCCGGGATCAAAAAAAACAACCGATCAACCCTCATCTTAAGCCTCCAGGTCCTAGAATCGGCCATCCGCTATCCTCTTCGAACGCCTCATCGGTCGGCCAAAAACGCTTCCCGCCCCATCCGGCCCCTTTCTGGCTCCAGCCAAGCCCGTTCCTCCCACAGCACAGTCCAAGGCCAAAGGCTCGGCGCGGGGTTGGGAACCTAG
- a CDS encoding Tol-pal system protein YbgF (modular protein), which yields MPGVRFQGSWIVFGATLLLCENPVGRQVGCPETAVGLLGTRGGAGPWFVLHPSFLSDLRESFASIRGFEGHLSDGGKEGMVISGWIESGKMICVFGLITAFFLGCASSQDVLYLNDRVAALDQQMTQMQERVEKDELGSIRATQADMMTDLGRVKTEMQELRGMTEENQYLLKHGSLKPGAGEDRAATGIEDLSRRVAVLERGLRQVQGYLNLEEASEPPAAVSAEKAAPADTDAKAPAAVEAAKPRPSDQVLYEQVLAEFRAGQYEKAIQGFNSFLAEYPKSSLADNAQFWIGESYMAQKQHEQAILAYQKVIKNYPNGNKVPSAMLRQALAFYEINDKTSSHLLLRQIMKKYPDSPEAKIAKSKLETLK from the coding sequence ATGCCGGGTGTGCGATTCCAAGGATCTTGGATCGTTTTCGGGGCGACTTTGCTCCTGTGCGAAAACCCGGTAGGGCGACAGGTTGGTTGTCCCGAAACGGCAGTTGGTTTATTGGGAACGAGGGGTGGCGCCGGACCGTGGTTTGTGCTCCACCCCTCGTTTTTGTCGGATCTGAGGGAGTCTTTCGCTTCGATCCGTGGGTTTGAAGGTCATTTGTCGGATGGGGGTAAAGAAGGCATGGTGATATCTGGCTGGATCGAAAGCGGGAAGATGATTTGTGTATTTGGGCTTATCACGGCGTTCTTTCTGGGATGCGCCAGCAGCCAGGATGTTCTTTATCTGAATGACCGGGTGGCTGCATTGGATCAACAGATGACCCAGATGCAGGAGCGGGTCGAGAAGGATGAATTGGGTTCTATACGTGCTACGCAGGCGGACATGATGACCGATCTCGGGCGGGTCAAGACCGAAATGCAGGAACTGCGCGGCATGACGGAGGAAAATCAATATCTTCTCAAGCACGGCTCTCTCAAGCCGGGAGCCGGGGAAGACCGGGCGGCCACCGGCATCGAAGATCTCAGCCGGCGGGTGGCGGTGCTCGAGCGGGGCTTGCGCCAGGTTCAGGGCTACCTGAATCTGGAAGAGGCCTCGGAGCCCCCGGCTGCGGTTTCGGCCGAAAAGGCAGCGCCGGCGGATACGGATGCAAAGGCGCCGGCCGCTGTCGAGGCGGCTAAGCCTCGTCCCTCCGACCAGGTCTTGTATGAGCAGGTCCTGGCGGAGTTCCGGGCTGGGCAGTATGAAAAAGCCATCCAGGGGTTCAATTCGTTTCTGGCCGAATACCCGAAGTCTTCACTGGCCGACAATGCGCAGTTCTGGATAGGCGAATCCTACATGGCTCAGAAGCAGCACGAACAGGCTATCCTCGCGTATCAGAAAGTCATCAAGAATTATCCGAACGGCAACAAGGTTCCGAGCGCCATGTTGCGCCAGGCTTTGGCATTTTACGAAATCAACGACAAGACCAGCTCGCACCTGCTGCTCCGTCAAATCATGAAAAAATACCCTGACTCCCCGGAGGCCAAGATCGCAAAATCCAAGCTCGAAACTCTGAAGTGA
- the pal gene encoding peptidoglycan-associated outer membrane lipoprotein (Evidence 2a : Function from experimental evidences in other organisms; PubMedId : 11173492, 11790745, 2687247; Product type lp : lipoprotein) has product MFSKRLFEVLFCLMLGVALLSTVSCAKKQVAVSDATGVKSGVTDDSADRAREAERARMMELERAQRLAQQQVEAFQNERIYFDFDRSDLRSEAKVILQKKAEWLRSNTEYRLVVEGHCDERGTNEYNLALGDRRANTTKDYLVALGVDDMRISTISYGEEKPLDPGHNEEAWSQNRRAEFRLSK; this is encoded by the coding sequence ATGTTTTCGAAACGGTTGTTCGAAGTCCTGTTTTGTTTGATGTTGGGTGTGGCGCTTTTGTCTACCGTTTCTTGCGCGAAGAAGCAGGTTGCGGTTTCTGACGCCACAGGCGTGAAGTCCGGGGTGACCGATGACAGTGCAGATCGCGCCAGGGAAGCTGAACGGGCCCGGATGATGGAACTCGAAAGGGCACAGAGGCTGGCCCAACAGCAGGTGGAGGCCTTTCAGAACGAGCGGATCTATTTCGATTTCGACCGCTCCGACCTTCGGTCTGAAGCCAAAGTCATTTTGCAGAAAAAGGCCGAGTGGCTGAGGTCGAACACGGAATACCGTCTGGTCGTAGAAGGCCATTGCGATGAGCGCGGTACCAACGAGTACAACCTTGCACTGGGTGATCGGCGTGCCAATACGACGAAGGACTACCTCGTGGCGCTAGGCGTGGACGATATGCGGATCTCCACGATCAGCTATGGGGAAGAGAAACCGCTGGATCCGGGGCATAACGAAGAGGCGTGGAGCCAGAACCGGCGCGCTGAATTTCGCCTGAGCAAATAG
- the tolB gene encoding Protein TolB, whose product MSFVFPLSRMMAVAAVGVSVFLGVVLFPCSANASARFYIDINAPSTPRFKIAIPDFLNLGGEAPKGVFTDPLDGIMSNDLDLSGFFEPMDKGAFLEAPGDAGNLEVTQFKNWSVIGAELLLKGGYRLEGDELEIDVKLYDVFSGRQILGKRMTGRAAGHRYLVHRLAGEIIKLLTGNEGIFQSKLAFVGTATGNKEIYVCDFDGYNPVQITRDKSIALLPRWSPDGGNILFTSYKDGGGPKLYLKEWPGGAVRRISGDAGLNIGAGWAPDGRSVALTRSGKGNPDIYLIDPAGKNIRQLTNHWGIDVSPTFSPDGSRIAFVSNRSGSPQIYVKDLRSGSEERITFEGRYNTSPSWSALDRIAYVSMQDGNFDIYAIDPDGRRLMRLTDGQGNNEDPCWSPDGRYLTFSSNRTGRYHIYMMTANGQNQKRLTSGAGEQTAPSWAP is encoded by the coding sequence ATGTCTTTTGTTTTTCCGTTGAGCCGGATGATGGCGGTTGCTGCAGTCGGTGTGTCGGTTTTTCTGGGTGTGGTGTTGTTCCCTTGTTCCGCGAATGCCTCTGCCCGTTTCTATATCGATATCAACGCGCCTTCCACGCCGCGATTCAAGATCGCCATCCCCGATTTCCTCAATCTGGGAGGAGAGGCGCCGAAAGGTGTTTTTACGGATCCACTGGACGGCATCATGTCCAATGATCTCGATTTGAGCGGATTCTTCGAGCCGATGGACAAAGGCGCCTTTCTCGAGGCGCCGGGGGATGCCGGAAACCTGGAGGTGACGCAGTTCAAAAACTGGTCTGTTATCGGTGCAGAGCTTCTTCTCAAAGGTGGATACCGTCTTGAGGGGGATGAACTCGAGATCGACGTAAAGCTCTACGACGTCTTCTCCGGTCGCCAGATCCTGGGGAAGCGGATGACGGGCCGTGCTGCCGGCCACCGGTATCTCGTTCACCGTTTAGCGGGCGAGATTATCAAACTCCTTACCGGGAACGAAGGGATATTTCAGAGCAAGCTGGCCTTCGTCGGAACGGCGACCGGGAACAAGGAAATCTACGTATGCGACTTCGACGGCTATAACCCGGTTCAGATCACCCGTGACAAGAGCATCGCGCTTCTTCCGCGGTGGTCTCCCGACGGAGGGAATATCCTTTTCACCTCGTACAAAGACGGCGGGGGCCCTAAGCTTTATCTCAAAGAGTGGCCCGGAGGGGCTGTCAGGCGAATCTCGGGTGATGCAGGCCTGAACATCGGAGCCGGGTGGGCCCCGGATGGCCGGAGCGTCGCCCTGACCCGCAGCGGCAAGGGAAATCCTGATATCTATCTGATCGACCCGGCGGGGAAAAACATCAGGCAGCTTACGAACCACTGGGGCATCGACGTCTCGCCGACCTTTTCCCCTGACGGCAGCCGCATCGCTTTCGTATCGAATCGGTCGGGATCACCGCAAATTTACGTGAAGGACCTCCGCTCCGGCTCGGAGGAGCGGATTACGTTCGAAGGCAGATACAATACGTCGCCGTCGTGGTCCGCTCTCGATCGTATTGCTTATGTGTCCATGCAGGACGGGAATTTCGATATCTATGCCATCGACCCGGACGGAAGGCGGCTGATGCGTTTGACGGACGGCCAGGGAAACAACGAGGACCCCTGCTGGTCTCCGGACGGGCGCTATTTGACATTCAGCTCGAACCGTACCGGGCGCTATCATATATATATGATGACTGCAAACGGTCAGAACCAAAAGAGGCTTACCTCAGGCGCGGGTGAACAGACAGCGCCGTCGTGGGCCCCTTAG
- a CDS encoding TonB family C-terminal domain protein: MSWVMHGRAARAMQPNWPSMLLISALLHVCAFAVLLLVPDAMPTRDIKGTVYEVSLVDLPNRLGSPDKAPKAGKGAPAALPKASAPKPAAPKPSVVPKPLPPQPPAVKKIAPVEKAPEKVVPIAKRTIEKPVKADKPPEASPAKRVDEALSKIEKQAAERRQREAAERAKREAAERARRDAKKAAAGDENRIDSAVARLEERLRTSGGGSGEGGAPGGGGPVQGISLRIYEMEVTNWIKSNWSYPVALTEPDQRKDLMAVVLVKAKNDGTVLDVMLKESSKNPVFDQSVLKAVERSDPLPPFPDGFNRPIGEFEITFNLSEFEGM; encoded by the coding sequence ATGTCCTGGGTGATGCACGGGCGGGCTGCGAGGGCGATGCAGCCGAATTGGCCGTCGATGCTGCTGATATCCGCCCTGCTCCATGTGTGCGCATTTGCTGTGCTCCTGCTCGTTCCGGATGCGATGCCTACGCGCGACATAAAAGGGACGGTTTACGAGGTGAGCTTGGTGGATTTGCCGAACCGGCTCGGTTCTCCGGACAAGGCGCCGAAGGCGGGCAAGGGAGCGCCGGCTGCGTTGCCGAAGGCCTCCGCTCCGAAACCAGCCGCCCCCAAGCCGTCGGTTGTGCCTAAACCTCTGCCCCCCCAGCCGCCGGCAGTCAAGAAGATCGCCCCGGTGGAGAAGGCACCGGAAAAGGTCGTTCCAATCGCCAAGCGGACGATCGAAAAACCGGTCAAAGCGGACAAGCCTCCTGAGGCAAGCCCTGCAAAGCGTGTCGACGAGGCGCTTTCCAAGATCGAAAAGCAGGCGGCGGAGAGAAGGCAGAGGGAGGCGGCGGAGCGTGCGAAGCGCGAGGCGGCTGAGCGTGCAAGGCGGGATGCGAAAAAGGCCGCCGCCGGGGATGAGAACCGGATCGACAGCGCCGTCGCCCGTCTGGAGGAGCGCCTGCGGACCAGCGGGGGCGGAAGCGGGGAGGGGGGTGCCCCCGGCGGCGGCGGACCGGTGCAGGGAATTTCCCTGCGTATCTATGAGATGGAGGTGACGAATTGGATCAAGAGCAACTGGTCCTACCCCGTCGCACTGACGGAGCCCGATCAGCGGAAAGACTTGATGGCGGTCGTGCTGGTGAAGGCCAAGAATGACGGGACGGTGTTGGATGTCATGTTGAAGGAGTCTTCGAAAAACCCTGTGTTCGATCAATCGGTGCTGAAGGCGGTCGAGCGCTCCGATCCGTTGCCACCGTTTCCGGATGGGTTCAATCGGCCCATCGGAGAGTTTGAAATCACATTTAATCTGAGTGAATTCGAGGGGATGTAA
- the exbD gene encoding Biopolymer transport protein ExbD, whose translation MGHIGDQKKFMSEINVTPLVDVMLVLLIIFMVTTPMLMQGVDVNLPKTDSRPIKTKEDPLIITIQKDQKILFEDHEMPMEGLETKISKIFENRRDKEVLLRADRDVSYGFVMQVIARVKAAGIDKLGMVTEPLE comes from the coding sequence ATGGGACACATCGGCGATCAAAAAAAGTTCATGTCGGAGATTAACGTCACCCCTCTGGTGGACGTCATGCTGGTGCTCCTGATCATTTTCATGGTTACGACACCCATGCTCATGCAGGGCGTGGATGTCAATCTGCCGAAGACCGATTCCCGCCCCATCAAGACGAAGGAGGATCCGCTGATCATCACCATCCAGAAAGACCAGAAGATCCTTTTCGAAGACCACGAGATGCCGATGGAAGGTCTGGAAACCAAGATCAGCAAGATCTTCGAAAACAGACGGGATAAAGAGGTGCTCCTCCGCGCCGACCGTGACGTGTCCTACGGCTTTGTCATGCAGGTCATCGCGCGGGTCAAGGCGGCGGGGATTGACAAACTCGGTATGGTAACCGAACCACTTGAGTGA
- the tolQ gene encoding Protein TolQ, which translates to MIQVPLVAQGPAAVLAAGAPGGDILHMVLGAGLMVKLVLLILLVFSVVSWAIILIKARLLRKARKETESFLDLFKEGLELKKIFAAAENYGFSPVARLFRSGYAEFNRLKKIELSLAAEEGHIADSGSLVWSRQTMMDNLNRALEKEVIDQVNRFEDSLGFLATTGNAAPFVGLFGTVWGIMESFHSIGLKGAANLAVVAPGISEALVATAAGLAAAIPAVVAFNAFNRRVSALRVDMDIFTADFLSMVERQLLKRQTIGRPVR; encoded by the coding sequence ATGATCCAGGTTCCGCTCGTTGCCCAAGGGCCCGCCGCCGTTCTCGCGGCGGGTGCCCCTGGGGGAGATATCCTTCATATGGTGCTCGGCGCCGGTTTGATGGTCAAGCTGGTGTTGCTGATTTTGCTGGTTTTCTCGGTTGTTTCATGGGCCATCATCCTGATAAAGGCACGGCTTCTGCGCAAGGCCCGCAAGGAAACGGAAAGCTTTCTGGACCTGTTCAAAGAGGGCCTGGAGCTCAAAAAGATATTCGCGGCGGCCGAGAACTATGGATTCAGTCCGGTGGCACGCCTGTTCAGATCCGGATATGCGGAATTCAACCGGCTGAAAAAGATCGAACTCTCACTCGCGGCAGAAGAGGGGCACATCGCTGATTCCGGATCTCTCGTCTGGTCCAGGCAGACCATGATGGACAACCTGAACAGGGCTCTCGAAAAAGAGGTGATCGATCAGGTGAACCGATTCGAGGATTCCCTGGGTTTTCTGGCGACGACTGGAAATGCGGCGCCTTTTGTGGGACTTTTCGGAACCGTTTGGGGTATCATGGAGTCATTCCATTCCATCGGTCTGAAAGGGGCGGCCAATCTCGCCGTTGTTGCGCCCGGGATCTCCGAGGCGCTGGTGGCGACAGCGGCCGGGCTCGCCGCCGCGATTCCCGCAGTTGTGGCTTTTAATGCTTTCAACCGGCGGGTTTCCGCGTTGAGGGTGGATATGGATATCTTTACCGCCGATTTTCTAAGCATGGTCGAACGGCAGTTGCTCAAACGCCAGACCATCGGGCGGCCGGTGCGATAG
- a CDS encoding hypothetical protein (Evidence 5 : Unknown function): MVFLAHFGVNLHVCLILAKPGPGVKRWD, translated from the coding sequence ATGGTCTTTTTGGCCCATTTTGGCGTCAATCTGCACGTTTGCTTGATATTGGCCAAACCGGGACCCGGCGTGAAGCGGTGGGACTGA
- the mobB gene encoding Molybdopterin-guanine dinucleotide biosynthesis protein B — protein MPETIAAPPVVAFVGWSDSGKTTFIEKLIPVLVKSGLRVGTVKHHKGGFEMDRAGKDSWRHKQAGAAATLVSSPVRIGMVQDVDHDYTLDELLPFFRNVDLVLAEGYKHEAEKKIEVFRPLSAESQPLCANDPHLIALVSDLPLDLGVPRFGLEDAGAVAQFLAAFFDVTPHK, from the coding sequence ATGCCCGAAACGATCGCGGCGCCGCCGGTGGTTGCATTTGTCGGCTGGTCGGATAGCGGAAAGACGACCTTCATCGAAAAGCTGATACCGGTCCTGGTGAAGTCCGGTCTGCGTGTTGGAACCGTCAAACACCACAAGGGGGGATTCGAGATGGACCGCGCCGGAAAGGACAGCTGGCGCCACAAACAGGCGGGCGCCGCCGCGACGCTCGTATCCTCCCCTGTGCGGATCGGGATGGTGCAGGATGTGGACCATGATTACACCCTGGATGAATTGCTCCCCTTTTTCAGGAATGTCGACCTCGTTCTGGCCGAGGGATACAAGCACGAGGCTGAGAAGAAGATCGAGGTGTTTCGGCCTCTTTCTGCGGAGTCCCAGCCGCTTTGTGCGAACGACCCCCACCTGATCGCTCTGGTGAGCGATCTGCCGCTGGACCTGGGCGTGCCGCGTTTCGGCCTGGAGGATGCGGGTGCTGTGGCGCAGTTCCTGGCGGCCTTTTTCGATGTTACCCCACACAAATAG
- the moaA gene encoding Cyclic pyranopterin monophosphate synthase, which translates to MSSQLVSIPTARTINYLRVSITDRCNLRCCYCMPEDGVPVMPHKEVLSYEEMLRLIGVFVQAGIRKVRITGGEPLVRKDAVDLLGRLHQMPGLEEVTLTTNGVLLKEFAAQLKKSGVSRLNISLDSLKRERFARITRRDRFDDVVAGIHLAESLGFDPIKINVVTMRGVNDDEIGDFYLLAKERPYQIRFIEYMPVGAANSWDPAQFISSKEIYETISQFGRLEPLDAGMLDGPARCYRLVEGAGQIGFISALSDHFCERCNRLRLTADGQLRTCLFSDAEVSLKTPLRQGGSDEELLDLIRRAIKNKPKGHGLQRVRPEACLRQMSRIGG; encoded by the coding sequence ATGTCCAGTCAACTAGTCTCTATTCCGACCGCTCGAACGATCAACTATCTGCGTGTTTCGATAACGGACCGGTGCAATCTGCGCTGCTGCTACTGCATGCCCGAGGACGGTGTCCCGGTGATGCCGCACAAGGAGGTTCTCTCTTATGAAGAAATGCTCCGTTTGATCGGGGTCTTCGTCCAGGCCGGGATCCGGAAAGTCCGCATCACCGGCGGCGAACCGCTGGTCCGGAAGGATGCCGTGGATCTGCTGGGCAGGCTTCATCAAATGCCTGGACTGGAAGAGGTGACCCTGACGACCAATGGGGTGCTCCTGAAGGAATTCGCCGCGCAACTCAAAAAGAGCGGCGTCAGCCGACTCAACATCAGTCTGGATTCCCTCAAAAGGGAGCGTTTTGCACGGATTACGCGGCGGGACCGGTTCGATGACGTCGTCGCCGGGATTCATCTGGCCGAGAGCCTCGGGTTCGATCCGATCAAGATCAATGTGGTGACCATGCGCGGAGTGAACGACGACGAGATCGGGGACTTCTACCTGCTGGCTAAGGAACGTCCCTATCAGATCCGCTTCATCGAGTATATGCCGGTCGGTGCCGCCAACAGCTGGGATCCGGCCCAGTTCATCTCGTCGAAGGAGATTTACGAGACCATTTCGCAGTTCGGTCGGCTGGAGCCGCTGGATGCCGGGATGCTCGACGGCCCCGCGCGCTGCTACCGGTTGGTCGAAGGGGCCGGTCAAATCGGTTTCATCAGTGCCCTGAGCGACCACTTCTGCGAGCGCTGCAACCGCCTGCGCCTCACCGCGGACGGACAGCTGAGGACCTGCCTTTTCTCCGACGCCGAGGTGTCCCTCAAGACCCCTTTGCGGCAGGGCGGCTCGGACGAGGAACTCCTCGATCTCATCAGGCGGGCGATCAAAAACAAGCCGAAAGGTCACGGGCTGCAGCGGGTGCGTCCTGAGGCCTGCCTGCGTCAGATGTCCCGAATCGGCGGATAA
- the mceE gene encoding Methylmalonyl-CoA/ethylmalonyl-CoA epimerase MceE has translation MKVNKLDHICIAVRDLEAAKKFWEPVLGKSGPDDAYVDEPEKIRVARYWVGEVGFELMESTTPDGPVAKWIDKHGEGVMLVSLNVDDTRKAVEELQSKDYPFIPTPDGEVARPFRDCEFAFVHPKKMNNVLLEVIDYKWDELKK, from the coding sequence ATGAAGGTCAACAAGCTGGATCACATCTGTATCGCCGTCCGGGATTTGGAGGCGGCTAAAAAGTTTTGGGAGCCGGTTCTCGGAAAGAGCGGACCGGACGATGCCTACGTCGATGAGCCGGAGAAGATCCGCGTGGCGCGGTATTGGGTCGGCGAGGTGGGTTTCGAGTTGATGGAGTCGACGACGCCGGACGGCCCGGTGGCCAAGTGGATCGACAAGCACGGCGAGGGGGTGATGCTCGTGAGCCTGAACGTGGACGACACCCGCAAGGCCGTCGAGGAGCTCCAATCGAAGGATTATCCCTTCATCCCCACCCCGGACGGGGAGGTGGCAAGGCCTTTCCGGGACTGCGAATTCGCCTTTGTTCATCCCAAAAAGATGAACAATGTTCTACTCGAAGTGATCGATTATAAATGGGATGAATTGAAGAAATAG
- a CDS encoding Transcriptional regulator, LysR family (modular protein), with protein MEERKAQPDSEGAEALRLKTRLWIVDENDRIIMGEGRREILETIDKTGSINQTAKLMKMSYKAVWGKIKATEKTLGRRIVHTDRKEGTHLTDAGRELLEKYRVLKEQCIAEENRMFSKLFRGQAPS; from the coding sequence GTGGAGGAGCGAAAAGCACAGCCGGACAGCGAGGGCGCCGAAGCCCTGCGGTTGAAGACGCGGCTTTGGATCGTCGATGAAAACGATCGTATCATCATGGGCGAAGGCCGGAGGGAAATCCTCGAAACGATCGACAAGACCGGGTCCATCAACCAGACGGCCAAGCTCATGAAGATGTCCTACAAGGCGGTCTGGGGCAAGATCAAGGCGACCGAAAAGACGCTGGGGCGGCGGATTGTGCACACGGACCGGAAAGAAGGCACGCATCTGACCGATGCCGGACGTGAACTCCTCGAAAAGTACCGGGTCCTGAAAGAGCAGTGCATCGCCGAAGAAAACCGGATGTTTTCGAAGCTGTTCAGGGGCCAGGCGCCGAGCTGA